A region of Astyanax mexicanus isolate ESR-SI-001 chromosome 23, AstMex3_surface, whole genome shotgun sequence DNA encodes the following proteins:
- the LOC125787116 gene encoding dynein heavy chain yields the protein HFINYSSLHFINYSSLHSINYSSLHFINYSSLHFINYSSLHFINYSSLHSINYSSLHSINYSSLHFINYSSSLHSINYSLHSIYYSSLHSINHPSLRSINYSSQHSINYSSLHSINYSLHSIYYSSSLHSINYSLHSIYYSSLHSINYSSQHSIYYSSLHSINYSSLHSIHSMTSTPVHTWPNVGYPFKEERCCHFSCTLLPSSSAQLSSDNVRKLKGL from the exons cattttattaattactcatccctacattttattaattactcatcactacattctattaattactcatcactacattttattaattactcatcactacattttattaattactcatccctacattttattaattactcatcactacattctattaattactcatcactacattctattaattactcatcactacattttattaattactcatca TCACTACATTCCATTAATTACTCACTACATTCTATTTATTACTCATCACTACATTCTATTAATCACCCATCACTACGTTCTATTAATTACTCATCACAACATTCTATTAATTACTCATCACTACATTCCATTAATTACTCACTACATTCTATTTATTACTCATca TCACTACATTCCATTAATTACTCACTACATTCTATTTATTACTCATCACTACATTCCATTAATTACTCATCACAACATTCTATTTATTACTCATCACTACATTCCATTAATTACTCATCACTACATTCCATACATTCCATGACATCA ACTCCAGTTCACACGTGGCCAAACGTGGGCTATCCGTTTAAGGAGGAGCGTTGCTGCCACTTCTCCTGTACTTTGCTCCCCTcgagctcagctcagctcagctcagataACGTGAGGAAGCTTAAAGGTCTCTAG